GGCGCCGATGCGGGTGACGATCTCGTACGAGATCGTTCCCGCGGCGCGGGCCCAGTCCTCCGCCGTGGGCTCGCCGCGCTCGCCGTTGCCGAAGAGCACCGCCACGTCGCCGACCTCGGCCGCGTCGCCGCCGAGGTCCACGACGAACTGGTCCATCGCCACGCGTCCGGCGACGGTGCGCCACTTGTCGGCCAGCCAGACCGGGCCGGCTCCGCTCGCGTGCCGCGGGATGCCGTCCGCGTAGCCGAGCGGCACCAGGGCGAGCGTGGTCTCGCCGGGGGTGACGTAGGTATGTCCGTAGCTGACGCCGTGCCCGCTCGGGACGCGCTTGACCTGCGCGACCCTGGCCACCAGCGACATCACCGGGCGCAGGCCGAAGTCGGCCGGGCTGCCGAGCTCGGGCACCGGCGACAGCCCGTACTGGGCGAGGCCCGTCCTGACCAGGTCGAAGTGGGACTCGGGCAGCGTCAGCGTCGCCGGGGAGTTGGCGATGTGCCGCACCTCCGGACGCAGGCCGGCCGCCTCGGCGACGGCCAGCACCTCCTGGTACGCGCGGAGCTGCGCGGCGATCGAGGGATGCCCCGGCTCGTCGGCGCAGGCGAAGTGCGACCAGACGCCGGTGACGCTGATCAGGCCCTCGGCCTCGGCGGCCCGCGCGGCGGCGACCAGCTCGGGCCAGTCGGCGGGCTGCGCGCCGTTGCGGCCCAGGCCGGTGTCGGCCTTGAGCTGCACCCTGGCCGGGCGTCCGACCGCGCGCACCGCGTCGAGCACGTGCGGCAGCGCCCAGAGCCCGCTGACGGAGATGTCGATGTCGGCGGCGACGGTCTCCCGCCACGGGCTGCCGGGCGTCCACAGCCAGCAGAGCACCCTCGCGTCCTGCGGGCCGATCCCGGCCGCGCGCAGGGCCAGCGCCTCCTCCGGCGTGGCCGTGCCGAGCCAGCTCGCCCCGGCGGCCAGCGCCGCGCGGGCGCACGGCACCGAGCCGTGGCCGTAGGCGTCCGCCTTGACCACGGACATGACTCCGGCCGACCCCACGCGGTCGCGCAGCGCGGCGATATTGCCGCGCAGCGCCGCAAGGTCGATCAGGGCTTCGGCTCGCATTGCAGTGTCCATCGGGTGACAGTCTCCCAGAAGCGCGAGGGCGCCCGTCCCGAAGTGACGGGCGCCACAGTGGCGCGTCGCGCGAGGAGCGGCCCCCGGCGCCGGGCCGGTCAGGTGCCGGGCTTGCGACCGAAGACGTCGACGGCGTTGCCGACCTTGAGCAGCTTCCAGACGGCGGCGGCGTCGTGCATGGTCATGTTGACGCAGCCGTGCGAGCCGGGCGGTGTGGACATCGGGATGTCGACGGCGTGCAGGGCCTGGCCCTTGTCGAAGAACTGGCTGTAGGGCATGGCGACGTCGTAGAGCGAGGACACGTGGTGCAGGTCGCGCCAGTAGACGTGCCAGAGGCCGGGCCTGGTGGCGTAGCCCTTGCGGCCGGTGCGGACGGTGACCGGACCGTAGATCGTCTTCCGGCCGTCCTGTATCCAGAGCTTCTGGTGCGTGAGATCCACGCAGACCACCCGGCCGATGGTGGTCGGACAGGGCGACGCGGCCGCCGCCCTGGTGACGGCGTCGGCCTGCCCGGCCCCGACGGTGCCGACCCCGCCGACCAGCGCCGCCGTCGCCAGTGCGACCGCGGTGACGCGCGCCTTCAACTGCTTCAACTCGCCCCTGCTTTCGTAGTCCGAGACTCTGAGCTGATTGTCGTGACGTTCAGAAGACATGGGAGTCCCCCGATTGGTTGCACGGAACACTCAGATGTCACTCGAAAGGTCGAGACAGAGCCGCCAGGCCTCGGGCAGGGCTGCGGTGATCGCGGTCGCGCTGGTCGGCGCGCCGCCGGAGGAGAGCCGGCCGGCGAGCCCGTGCAGGTACGCGGCGACGGACCCCGCGTCGAGCGGGGCGAGCCCGGCGGCGAGCAGCGCGCCGGCCAGGCCGGCCAGCACGTCGCCGCTGCCGGCGGTGGCGAGCTGGGCGGTGCCGGTCGGATTGACCCTGGCGGGGCCCTCGGGGCCGGTGACCACGGTGGTGGATCCCTTGAGCAGCACGGTGCAGCCGTAGGCGCGGGCGATCGCGCGGGCGTAGCGCAGGCGCTCCGCCTCGACCTGCTCGCGCTCGGCCGCGATCCCGGCCCCGGCGAGCAGCGCGACCGCCTCGCCGGCGTGCGGCGTCAGCAGCGCGTCGGCGGGCGCGGAGCCGCGCTGCGCGAGCAGCCGCAGGCCGTCGGCGTCGACCAGCACCGGCGTGCCCGCGGCGACCGCCTCCGCCACGGCCCGCTCCGCGTCCTGCCCCTGCGCCAGCCCCGGACCGACCACCCACGCCTGCACCCGGCCCGCGTCCGCGGGCCCGCCCTCGCCCACCAGCGCCTCCGGATGCGCCCGGACGACGGCCTCGGCGGCGGCCCCGACATACCGCACCGCCCCGGCCCCACCCCTCAACGCGGCCCCGACCGCCAACACCGCCGCCCCCGGATACCTCCCCGACCCCGCCGCGATCCCGACCACCCCCCGCCGGTACTTGTCACTCTCCCCCACCGGCTCCGGCAACAACGCGGCCACGTCCCCCGCCTGCAGCACCTCCACCACATGCCCGCCCCGCCGAGCCCCCGAGCCGGCGAACCCCGCCCCGGGTTCCCGCTCCGCGCCGGCAGCGGCCGGACGCGGACCCGACGTCGAGCCCGCCTCCGGGGCCGAAGGCCGACCGGCAGCGGCACCCTGCCCCGGAGCACCGCCGGAACCGCCCCCCGCTTCCGCCTCCAACCCCGCTCCGGGTTCCCGCTCCGCGGAGGTGGCGTTCGCGCCTCGCAGGCCGATGTCGATGAGGTGGAGGACGCCTGCGTGGGAGGCGCCGGGGTCGATGAGGAGGCCCGGTTTGTGGGTGCCGAAGGTGACTGTGACGTCCGCGTGGACCGCCCGGCCGGGGACCGCGCCGGTGTCGGGGTCGACGCCGCTGGGAAGGTCGACCGCCACCACCGTCGCAGCGCCGCGTTCCGACGCGGCGACCCAGGGCAGGGCGGCCTCGCGCAGCGGCCCGCGGCCGCCGATGCCCACGATGCCGTCGAGGACGAGGTCGGCCCGTTCCGCCTCGGCCAGGTCGGCCGTCACGCGGCCGCCCGCCGCCAGCAGCGCGGCCAGCGCGGCCGCGTGCGTGCGTTCGGGCGCGAGCAGCGCGGCGTGGACGCGGGCGCCGCGGCGGGCCAGGCGCGCGCCCGCGTAGAGGGCGTCCCCGCCGTTGTCGCCGCTGCCCGCCAGGACCAGGACGCGACTGCCGTAGACGCGCCCGAGCAGGGACGCGCAGGTCGCCGCCAGCCCCGCCGCCGCCCGCTGCATCAGCGTGCCCTCCGGCAGACGGGCCATCAGCTCGCCCTCGGCCGCCCGCACCCAATCCACAGGGTGTGCATAACGCATCGCGCTCGACCCGCTTCCTTCGACGTGGACCTGGGTGGACCTCACCCCTCGGCGATCACCACCGCCGACGCTACGCCCGCGTCGTGGCTCAGCGAGAGATGCCAGGAGCGCACGCCCAGCCGCGCCGCGCACGCCGCCACCGTCCCGTGGACGGTCAGGATCGGCCGGCCGGACGGCTCGGTCCGCACCACCGCGTCCGTCCAGGCGAGGTCGCCGGGCGCGCCGAGGGCCTTCGCCACCGCCTCCTTCGCCGCGAAGCGCGCCGCCAGCGAGGCGATGCCGCGGCGTTCGCCGCTGGGCAGCAGCAGTTCGTCGGGCGTGAAGAGCCGGTCGGCCATGCCGGGCGTGCGCCGCAGCGCCTCGTCGAACCGGTCGATCTCCGCCACGTCGATGCCCACACCGATGATCACCAGCAACTCCCAAGGTCATGACGAAGGGCCCGGGCACCGCCGACGAGAGTCGACGACGGCGCCCGGGCCCCACCTTGCCACTGACCGCGGCTACTCCACGGTCACCGACTTCGCCAGGTTGCGCGGCTGGTCCACCTCGTGGCCCTTCGCCGTCGCCAGCTCGCAGGCGAAGACCTGCAGCGGGACCGTCGCGACCAGCGGCTGCAGCAGCGTCGGGGTCTGCGGGATGCGGACCAGGTGGTCGGCGTAGGGGACGACCGCCTCGTCGCCCTCCTCCGCGATCACCACGGTCCGGGCGCCGCGCGCACGGATCTCCTGGATGTTGGAGACGATCTTGTCGTGCAGCACCGAGCGCCCGCGGGGCGACGGGACGACCACGACGACCGGCAGCCCCTCCTCGATCAGCGCGATCGGACCGTGCTTCAGCTCGCCCGCCGCGAAGCCCTCGGCGTGCATGTAGGCGAGCTCCTTGAGCTTGAGCGCGCCCTCCAGTGCCACCGGGTAGCCGACGTGGCGGCCGAGGAACAGCACCGCCGGTGCGTCCGCCAGCGAGCGCGCGAGCTCGCGCACCGGCTCCATGGTCTCCAGGACCTGCTCGACCTGACGCGGCGCGTCCGCGAGCTGGCGGATCACCTCGAAGATCTCGTCGCCCCACTTGGTGCCGCGCACCTGGCCCAGGTACAGGGCGACCAGGTAGCAGGCGACCAGCTGGGTCAGGAACGCCTTGGTCGAGGCGACCGCGACCTCGGGGCCCGCGTGCGTGTAGAGCACGGCGTCGGACTCCCGCGGGATGGTGGAGCCGTTGGTGTTGCAGATCGCCAGGACCTTCGCGCCCTGCTCGCGCGCGTGCCGCAGCGCCATCAGGGTGTCCATGGTCTCGCCGGACTGCGAGATGGCGATGACCAGCGTCTGCTGGTCCAGGATCGGGTCGCGGTAGCGGAACTCCGAGGCGACCTCGACCTCGCAGGGGATCCGGGTCCAGTGCTCGATCGCGTACTTCGCGATCAGGCCCGCGTGGAAGGCGGTGCCGCAGGCCACGATGACGACCTTGTCGATCTCGCGCAGCACGGAGTGGTCGATGCGCAGCTCGTCGAGCGTCAGCGAGCCGTTCGCGTCGATCCGGCCCAGCAGCGTGTTGGCGACGGCCTCGGGCTGCTCGGCGATCTCCTTGAGCATGAAGTAGTCGTAGCCGCCCTTCTCGGCGGCCGACGCGTCCCAGTCCACGTGGTACTCGCGGAACTCGCCCGGCGCACCGTGGAAGTCGGTGATCGTCACGCCCTCGCGGCGCAGCTCGACGACCTGGTCCTGGCCCAGCTCGATGGCCTCGCGGGTGTGCGCGATGAACGCGGCAACGTCGGAGGCGAGGAAGTTCTCGCCCTCGCCGCGGCCGACCACCAGCGGCGAGTTGCGCCGCGCGCCGACCACCACGTCCGGCGCGTCCGCGTGCACGGCGACCAGGGTGAAGGCCCCGTCCAGCTGACGGCAGACCACGCGCATGGCCTCGGCGAGGTCCACCTCGCCGACCTGCGCGTCGACGGCCTCGGCCAGCAGGTGCGCGACGACCTCGGTATCCGTCTCCGAGGCGAGCACGTGGCCGCGCTCGGAGAGCTCCAGCCGGAGCCTGGCGAAGTTCTCGATGATCCCGTTGTGCACGACGGCGACCTTGCCGGCGCCGCCCACGTGGGGGTGCGCGTTGGCGTCGGTCGGCCCGCCGTGGGTGGCCCAACGGGTGTGACCTATCCCGACTGTGCCCTCAGCCAGGGGGGTCTCGGCGAGCAGCTTCTCCAGATTGGCGAGCTTGCCTGCCTTCTTCGCGACCGCGAGGTCGCCTTCGGGGGTCTGGACGGCGACACCGGCCGAGTCGTATCCCCGGTATTCCAGACGTCGCAGCCCGGACAGCACAACGTCCAGGGCGGGCTGCGCGCCCACGTAACCAACAATTCCGCACATCGCCCCAGCTTAAGGCGCGTTCTCGGACGCCTGCGCGAGGTGCAATCCTCGTCACACGTTTACATGGTGCATATGGGTCAGATCAGATGTGATCACCCATACGACGCCCGACGGGCCGGTCGCCCCCGTCAGGTGGGGACGACCGGCCCGTCTGCTGGGGTCGGCGTCAGCGCGCCGTCATGCGGAGGGCGCCGTCCATGCGGATGGTCTCCCCGTTGAGGTAGTCGTGCTCGGTGACCATGGTGACCAGGCGGGCGTACTCCTCCGGGCGGGCCAGCCGCTGCGGGAAGGTGACGCTCGCGCCCAGGCCGGCGCGGACCTCGTCGCTGAAGCCGGCCATCATCGGGGTGTCCACGATGCCCGGGGCGATCGTCACCACGCGGATGCCGTGCTGCGCCAGGTCGCGCGCCGCCGTCACGGTCATCCCGGCCACGCCGGCCTTGCTCGCGGCGTAGGCGATCTGGCCGATCTGCGCCTCGAAGGCGGCGATCGACGCCGTGTTGACGATCAGTCCGCGCTGGCCGTTCGCGTCCGGCTCCTGCCGGGCGATCGCCTCCGCCGCGAGCCGCATCACGTTGAAGGTGCCCAGCAGGTTGACCTTCAGCACGGTGTGGAAGAGGTCCAGGTCGTGCGGGCCGCCGCGGCCCAGGATGCGGGCCGAGGGGGCGATCCCGGCGCAGTTGACCGCGAGCCGCAGCTCCGCGCCGTCGTCGTCGATCCGCGCCAGGGCCTCGCGCACCGGGGCGTCCTCGGTGACGTCGGCGGCGAGCAGGGTGACGCCGTCCGGCTGCGGGCCGGCCGCGGCCACGGCCTTGTCCAGGTCAAGGCCGTAGACGGTCGCGCCGCGCGCGGCCAGCGCGGCCGCCGTCGCCGCGCCAAGACCTGACGCGGCGCCGGTGACCAGGGCGGCGGATCCGGCGATGTCCATGGGTCTCCTCGGGGTTGGAGCGATCGATCGTTTCGACGTTACTGCGCGAGCTGACGGCTGATCACCAGCCGCTGGATCTGGTTCGTCCCCTCGAAGATCTGCATGATCTTCGCCTCGCGCATGTAGCGCTCGACCGGGAAGTCGCGGGTGTAGCCGTAGCCGCCCAGCACCTGGACCGCGTCCGTCGTCACCTTCATCGCCGCGTCCGTGGCGATCAGCTTGGCGACGCTGGCCTGACGGCTGAACGGGCGGCCGAGGTCGCGGCGGCGCGCGGCGTCGAGGTAGGTCGCGCGGGCGGAGTCGACGGCGGCGGCCATGTCGGCCAGCAGGAAGCCGAGACCCTGGTGGTCGACGATCTTCCGACCGAAGGTGGTCCGCTCGTTGGCGTAGCCGACGGCCGCGTCGAGCGCCGCCTGGGCGAGCCCGGTGGCGCAGGCGGCGATGCCGAGGCGACCGCTGTCGAGCGCGCTGAACGCGATCTGGAGGCCCTGCCCCTCCGTGCCGATCAGCCGGTCCGCGTCGATGACCGCGCCGTCCCACATGGCCGAGGTGGTCGGGACCGCCTGGAGCCCCATCTTCTCCTCCGGCTTGCCGAAGCTCAGCCCGTCCGCCTGGCCCGGCGCGAGGAAGCAGGAAATGCCGCGGCTGCCCGGCGCGGTCCGGGCGAAGAGGGCGTAGAAGTCGGCCTTGCCGCCGTGGGTGATCCACGCCTTGTTGCCGGTGATGCGGTAACCGGTGAGCTCGCCGCCCGCATCGGTGACCTGCTCCGCCTTGCAGGTCAGCGCGGCGGCGTCGGAACCGGCCTGCGGCTCGGAGAGGCTGTAGCCGCCGATCAGCTCGCCGCCGAGCATGGCCGGCAGCCAGCGCTCCTTCTGCGCGTCGGTGCCGAAGGCGCTGACCGGGTGGCAGGCGAGCGTGTGCACGCTGGTGG
This genomic interval from Streptacidiphilus rugosus AM-16 contains the following:
- the alr gene encoding alanine racemase, translated to MRAEALIDLAALRGNIAALRDRVGSAGVMSVVKADAYGHGSVPCARAALAAGASWLGTATPEEALALRAAGIGPQDARVLCWLWTPGSPWRETVAADIDISVSGLWALPHVLDAVRAVGRPARVQLKADTGLGRNGAQPADWPELVAAARAAEAEGLISVTGVWSHFACADEPGHPSIAAQLRAYQEVLAVAEAAGLRPEVRHIANSPATLTLPESHFDLVRTGLAQYGLSPVPELGSPADFGLRPVMSLVARVAQVKRVPSGHGVSYGHTYVTPGETTLALVPLGYADGIPRHASGAGPVWLADKWRTVAGRVAMDQFVVDLGGDAAEVGDVAVLFGNGERGEPTAEDWARAAGTISYEIVTRIGARVPRRYLGGDD
- a CDS encoding L,D-transpeptidase, which codes for MKQLKARVTAVALATAALVGGVGTVGAGQADAVTRAAAASPCPTTIGRVVCVDLTHQKLWIQDGRKTIYGPVTVRTGRKGYATRPGLWHVYWRDLHHVSSLYDVAMPYSQFFDKGQALHAVDIPMSTPPGSHGCVNMTMHDAAAVWKLLKVGNAVDVFGRKPGT
- a CDS encoding bifunctional ADP-dependent NAD(P)H-hydrate dehydratase/NAD(P)H-hydrate epimerase, with product MRYAHPVDWVRAAEGELMARLPEGTLMQRAAAGLAATCASLLGRVYGSRVLVLAGSGDNGGDALYAGARLARRGARVHAALLAPERTHAAALAALLAAGGRVTADLAEAERADLVLDGIVGIGGRGPLREAALPWVAASERGAATVVAVDLPSGVDPDTGAVPGRAVHADVTVTFGTHKPGLLIDPGASHAGVLHLIDIGLRGANATSAEREPGAGLEAEAGGGSGGAPGQGAAAGRPSAPEAGSTSGPRPAAAGAEREPGAGFAGSGARRGGHVVEVLQAGDVAALLPEPVGESDKYRRGVVGIAAGSGRYPGAAVLAVGAALRGGAGAVRYVGAAAEAVVRAHPEALVGEGGPADAGRVQAWVVGPGLAQGQDAERAVAEAVAAGTPVLVDADGLRLLAQRGSAPADALLTPHAGEAVALLAGAGIAAEREQVEAERLRYARAIARAYGCTVLLKGSTTVVTGPEGPARVNPTGTAQLATAGSGDVLAGLAGALLAAGLAPLDAGSVAAYLHGLAGRLSSGGAPTSATAITAALPEAWRLCLDLSSDI
- a CDS encoding holo-ACP synthase, which codes for MIIGVGIDVAEIDRFDEALRRTPGMADRLFTPDELLLPSGERRGIASLAARFAAKEAVAKALGAPGDLAWTDAVVRTEPSGRPILTVHGTVAACAARLGVRSWHLSLSHDAGVASAVVIAEG
- the glmS gene encoding glutamine--fructose-6-phosphate transaminase (isomerizing); translated protein: MCGIVGYVGAQPALDVVLSGLRRLEYRGYDSAGVAVQTPEGDLAVAKKAGKLANLEKLLAETPLAEGTVGIGHTRWATHGGPTDANAHPHVGGAGKVAVVHNGIIENFARLRLELSERGHVLASETDTEVVAHLLAEAVDAQVGEVDLAEAMRVVCRQLDGAFTLVAVHADAPDVVVGARRNSPLVVGRGEGENFLASDVAAFIAHTREAIELGQDQVVELRREGVTITDFHGAPGEFREYHVDWDASAAEKGGYDYFMLKEIAEQPEAVANTLLGRIDANGSLTLDELRIDHSVLREIDKVVIVACGTAFHAGLIAKYAIEHWTRIPCEVEVASEFRYRDPILDQQTLVIAISQSGETMDTLMALRHAREQGAKVLAICNTNGSTIPRESDAVLYTHAGPEVAVASTKAFLTQLVACYLVALYLGQVRGTKWGDEIFEVIRQLADAPRQVEQVLETMEPVRELARSLADAPAVLFLGRHVGYPVALEGALKLKELAYMHAEGFAAGELKHGPIALIEEGLPVVVVVPSPRGRSVLHDKIVSNIQEIRARGARTVVIAEEGDEAVVPYADHLVRIPQTPTLLQPLVATVPLQVFACELATAKGHEVDQPRNLAKSVTVE
- a CDS encoding SDR family NAD(P)-dependent oxidoreductase translates to MDIAGSAALVTGAASGLGAATAAALAARGATVYGLDLDKAVAAAGPQPDGVTLLAADVTEDAPVREALARIDDDGAELRLAVNCAGIAPSARILGRGGPHDLDLFHTVLKVNLLGTFNVMRLAAEAIARQEPDANGQRGLIVNTASIAAFEAQIGQIAYAASKAGVAGMTVTAARDLAQHGIRVVTIAPGIVDTPMMAGFSDEVRAGLGASVTFPQRLARPEEYARLVTMVTEHDYLNGETIRMDGALRMTAR
- a CDS encoding acyl-CoA dehydrogenase family protein — its product is MPVDRLLPTPEAEDLIALTRELADKELAPKADGHEKGEIYPEGLFATLGRAGLLGLPYSEDFGGGEQPYEVYLQVLEELAARWAAIAVATSVHTLACHPVSAFGTDAQKERWLPAMLGGELIGGYSLSEPQAGSDAAALTCKAEQVTDAGGELTGYRITGNKAWITHGGKADFYALFARTAPGSRGISCFLAPGQADGLSFGKPEEKMGLQAVPTTSAMWDGAVIDADRLIGTEGQGLQIAFSALDSGRLGIAACATGLAQAALDAAVGYANERTTFGRKIVDHQGLGFLLADMAAAVDSARATYLDAARRRDLGRPFSRQASVAKLIATDAAMKVTTDAVQVLGGYGYTRDFPVERYMREAKIMQIFEGTNQIQRLVISRQLAQ